Below is a genomic region from Phragmites australis chromosome 20, lpPhrAust1.1, whole genome shotgun sequence.
TCGCGGTGACGATACTGGCCGCGATGTGCTTCGCCGCCTCCTTCTCCGACAACTTCAACTCCCCCTACCCCACCGCCGCCGTCAAGGTGccgcccctctcctctccccagGGTTGTCTCAACTACGAGCGGCCTTATTAGCCGTAATTTGTCCCCACGAGCGTGGGCACCTCGATCTGCCTGTAGACTCTAGCTGATAGGCTCGTCCGAGTTCATCTGTTGTGCTGATACGATCCGCGTCGTTTGAACTGCGCAGATCTTGAACATAAACTGGTTCCAGAAGGAGGCCAACGGCAACGACGAGGTGATCTCCTTGCCCCTTTGCCTCGTTCAGATTGGTCAAAACCAGCATGAGATTCCTTCGGAGAGAGATATGCCATGAATTTTACAATCGGCATTTCTGCTGTTCTGTCAGGTTAGCATGACGCTGAACATTTCGGCCGACCTTTCGTCTTTGTTCACGTGGAACACAAAACAGGTAATGTGTATTTCTGGTACTGTATTCCCTTTCCCCTCGGTATTCACTGATACTTCGTTATTACGAAATCTTATCCTACTAGAAAAGCATGGTGCTAAGCAAGATAGTGATAGAAGgaactactttttttttttaaccatatGAAACATAGGGTGTACTGGAAAACTGAAAAGAAAGGTGAACCCTTCACACCACATAGGAAGTGCTAGCTCTTTAGTGTCTGAAATGAAATGAGAATTTGTGCCTTTATGTTGGGCACTGTAATTTATAGTGATTCTTGGATGTCACGAATGATCCTATGAAAAGTAGGACAGATTTCTTGTCCATGGATTTGGGTGTAGTTTTGTGATGCTTCTTTGCTGCTGAAGTTCTAAGTCGCCCGATCTTCTAATCTGGTCTAAGCAAAATTTATGAAGGTTGCCCTGCTTCCAGACACTGAATTTTACTTACCTTGGATGATTGTAGGTGTTTGTTTTTGTGGCAGCTGAGTATGAAACTCCACAGAACGCACTGAATCAAGTAAGTTCATCAACTATTATTCTTGTGTTGATACTCTAGTATCCAAATCATCACTTTCTGTATCGGAGACTGAGGGAGAGTATAAAATTTGATGCATTACACCTTTAATTTTCAATTTTAAGGTTGCATACTGAATCATAGTGCCTCTAGGCCCTCCAACAGAACTAAGAGACTTTTGCTTCCGCTTCCAGCACTGCTATATTGTTTTCCCTAGTTCCTCTCATGATCCTTTGGGCCAGTATGGGTGCTTTTGTGATTACCAGAAGCCTTCAACAGCTGGGCATTAGGTTTCTGCTGGTGACAGTACACAGTAGTGCAGCTTCAGGCAACTGTTACATATTTGTTGCTTGCAGTAATGGAGtcgcatatatgtatattactTTCTTTTTAGTTTGGTCTTCATCGCTCATGGGGATCTGTGGCATAACCTCCTTTACTTGTTTATCGGTTTTGGTAACTGAATCACTTTATTGTAGGGTATCTTTTCTAAG
It encodes:
- the LOC133901756 gene encoding signal peptidase complex subunit 3B-like; translated protein: MHSFGHRANAVATFAVTILAAMCFAASFSDNFNSPYPTAAVKILNINWFQKEANGNDEVSMTLNISADLSSLFTWNTKQVFVFVAAEYETPQNALNQVSLWDGIIPSKEHAKFLIHTTNKYRYIDQGSNLKGKDFNLTMHWHIMPKTGKMFADKIVMTGYRLPEQYR